In Paramisgurnus dabryanus chromosome 14, PD_genome_1.1, whole genome shotgun sequence, one genomic interval encodes:
- the gpx1a gene encoding glutathione peroxidase 1a, whose product MAGAVKRFYDLSAKLLSGELLNFASLKGKVVLIENVASLUGTTVRDYTQMNELHTRFGNQGLVVLGAPCNQFGHQENCKEEEILLSLKYVRPGNGFEPNFQLLEKLEVNGENAHPLFVFLKEKLPQPSDDPVSLMTDPKSIIWSPVKRNDISWNFEKFLVGPDGEPFKRYSRRFLTSDIEGDIKDLLKRAS is encoded by the exons ATGGCAGGAGCCGTCAAGAGGTTTTACGACCTGTCCGCTAAACTTTTGTCAGGAGAGCTGCTGAATTTCGCCTCTCTGAAGGGAAAGGTTGTGCTCATTGAGAATGTAGCGTCACTTTGAGGTACAACAGTCAGGGATTACACCCAGATGAACGAGCTGCACACCCGCTTTGGGAATCAAGGGCTCGTGGTACTGGGTGCTCCCTGCAACCAGTTTGGACATCAG GAGAATTGCAAAGAGGAAGAAATCCTCCTTTCTCTGAAATATGTCCGACCTGGAAATGGCTTCGAGCCCAATTTCCAACTTCTGGAGAAGCTGGAAGTGAACGGCGAGAATGCCCATCCTCTGTTCGTGTTCCTCAAAGAGAAGCTGCCCCAACCCAGCGATGACCCCGTGTCCCTGATGACCGATCCCAAATCCATCATCTGGAGTCCTGTGAAGAGGAATGACATCTCCTGGAACTTTGAAAAGTTCCTTGTTGGTCCGGATGGAGAGCCGTTTAAGCGCTACAGCCGAAGGTTCCTCACCAGCGACATTGAAGGAGACATCAAAGACCTTCTCAAGAGAGCGAGTTAA